A window of the Cuculus canorus isolate bCucCan1 chromosome 3, bCucCan1.pri, whole genome shotgun sequence genome harbors these coding sequences:
- the IMP3 gene encoding U3 small nucleolar ribonucleoprotein protein IMP3: MVRKLKFHEQKLLRRLDLVSWEAAGSNLAEVRALRRYRVSRREDLVQYKALARSIRALARRLRDLGAGSEAFRARCSSRLLEKLWALGLLRDTRSLAACERVSAAAFCRRRLPCVLLRLRMAQDLRHAVTFVEQGHVRVGPQVATDPALLVPRALEDFVTWVDASRLRQKVLDYNQERDDFDLAA; encoded by the coding sequence ATGGTTCGGAAGCTCAAGTTCCACGAGCAGAAGCTGCTGCGGCGGCTGGACCTGGTGAGCTGGGAGGCGGCGGGCTCCAACCTGGCCGAGGTGCGGGCGCTGCGCCGCTACCGCGTGTCCCGCCGGGAGGACCTGGTGCAGTACAAGGCCCTGGCGCGCAGCATCCGCGCCCTGGCCCGCCGCCTGCGCGACCTGGGAGCGGGCAGCGAGGCGTTCCGGGCGcgctgcagctccaggctgctggagaagctgtgggCGCTGGGGCTGCTGCGGGACACGCGCTCCTTGGCCGCCTGCGAGCGCGTCTCGGCCGCCGCCTTCTGCCGGCGCCGCCTGCCCTGCGTGCTGCTGCGGCTGCGCATGGCCCAGGACCTGCGGCACGCCGTCACCTTCGTGGAGCAGGGGCACGTGCGGGTGGGGCCCCAGGTGGCCACCGACCCCGCGCTGCTCGTGCCCCGCGCCCTCGAGGACTTCGTCACCTGGGTGGACGCCTCCCGCCTGCGCCAGAAGGTGCTCGACTACAACCAGGAGCGCGACGACTTCGACCTGGCTGCGTAG